In Bacteriovorax stolpii, a single genomic region encodes these proteins:
- a CDS encoding LysR family transcriptional regulator produces MENFTISPDDCLILRAFKEASSLREAAKILNCDPAGLQRKTQRISEDYGLIQKIDGRWGLTDSGLALVGWVEESIAAQKKVMQGQSTIRIASTMWLVEQFLIPHLSFFPTKAHLNISTPGGDIENHLITGACDFVIVCHPPEDPAIAHKQLFKEEWLVVTPVSWKTKGQKLSIDALMKKPFIRHEQMNPDIFSFSDLSAQTVLTVDSLIGVRSAVLNGVGWSVVPKILVHDLLKEKKIALVEHEIEMDRKMCVWWLRRRTDSKKLSTQVCQFLQTAYDKLK; encoded by the coding sequence ATGGAAAACTTCACAATATCACCTGATGACTGCCTGATCCTGCGCGCTTTTAAAGAAGCGTCTTCTTTAAGGGAAGCGGCAAAAATATTAAACTGCGACCCGGCCGGGCTTCAGCGAAAAACCCAGCGCATTTCTGAAGACTATGGATTGATTCAAAAAATCGATGGCCGTTGGGGGCTTACTGATTCTGGACTTGCACTTGTTGGATGGGTAGAAGAAAGTATCGCCGCTCAAAAAAAAGTGATGCAGGGTCAGTCGACGATTAGGATTGCTTCCACCATGTGGTTAGTTGAGCAGTTTCTCATCCCTCACCTTTCTTTTTTTCCCACGAAGGCCCATTTAAATATCAGCACACCTGGTGGTGATATTGAAAATCATCTTATCACTGGCGCCTGTGACTTTGTTATTGTTTGCCATCCGCCAGAAGACCCGGCGATTGCTCATAAGCAGCTCTTTAAAGAAGAATGGCTGGTCGTGACTCCTGTTTCATGGAAAACAAAAGGTCAGAAACTTTCAATAGACGCTCTGATGAAAAAACCCTTTATCCGCCACGAGCAGATGAATCCGGATATTTTTTCTTTTAGCGATCTTTCTGCGCAAACGGTTTTAACTGTGGATAGTTTAATTGGTGTGCGCTCAGCAGTTCTTAATGGTGTTGGCTGGAGTGTGGTTCCTAAAATTCTGGTGCACGATTTGTTAAAGGAAAAGAAAATCGCTCTCGTTGAGCATGAAATTGAGATGGATAGAAAGATGTGCGTGTGGTGGCTTAGAAGAAGGACTGATTCAAAGAAGCTTTCAACTCAGGTCTGCCAGTTCCTGCAAACCGCTTACGATAAGCTCAAATGA